The following coding sequences lie in one Crassostrea angulata isolate pt1a10 chromosome 10, ASM2561291v2, whole genome shotgun sequence genomic window:
- the LOC128166763 gene encoding proteasome assembly chaperone 3-like: protein MAAPMDAGGVFPIKSKQVAVDLDGEATEVLCCHYEDYDFIIATQLNKMGTMVEVTRDVVLQEISAARPSYTTRVLLGVDEPLTHVIAKNLLSKLDTTKKVLLSFSLKDNSPKVIQRLSDVIKTVVE from the exons atggcggcgcccatggATGCAGGTGGTGTTTTCCCTATTAAAAGTAAACAG GTAGCTGTTGACTTGGATGGCGAAGCAACTGAAGTACTGTGTTGTCATTATGAAGACTACGATTTCATCATAGCTACTCAGCTGAATAAAATGGGAACAATG GTAGAGGTTACAAGGGATGTAGTTCTCCAGGAAATATCAGCGGCCAGACCGTCGTACACAACACGAGTTCTGCTGGGAGTGGATGAG CCACTTACCCATGTCATTGCCAAGAACCTTCTATCAAAGCTAGATACCACCAAAAAAGTTCTCTTGTCCTTCTCCCTGAAAGACAACTCACCAAAAGTCATTCAACGATTGAGTGATGTCATCAAAACAGTTGTAGAGTGA